From the Clarias gariepinus isolate MV-2021 ecotype Netherlands chromosome 3, CGAR_prim_01v2, whole genome shotgun sequence genome, one window contains:
- the lrrc4cb gene encoding leucine-rich repeat-containing protein 4C, with the protein MLNKMTSYHQHQMMRGPRWKGAWFDPFFLLLLALQLLAVAGLVRAQTCPSVCSCSNQFSKVICTRRGLREVPDGISTNTRYLNLQDNLIQVIKVDSFKHLRHLEILQLSKNHIRNIEIGAFNGLTSLNTLELFDNRLTTIPNGAFEYLSKLKELWLRNNPIESIPSYAFNRLPSLRRLDLGELKRLSYISDGAFEGLSNLRYLNMGMCNLKEVPNIRPLVRLDELEMSGNQLTVIQPGSFKGLIHLQKLWMMHSQIQTIERNSFDDLQSLSELNLAHNNLTFVPHDLFTPLRHLQRVHIHHNPWNCNCDILWLSWWLRETVPTNTSCCARCNSPPSLKGRYIGELDQSYFQCYAPVIVEPPADLNVTEGIAAELKCRTNSLTSVSWLTPNGSIMTHGVSQARVMVQNDGTLNFTTVTMHDTGNYTCMVSNMLGNISASAVLNVTSIDNSGVSYFTTVTVETIESPVDGMSRTPEQPSFGWVASSTTRATPISTEKAYTIPVTGIDSEGAINGLEEVMKTTKIIIGCFVAITLMAAVMLIIFYKMRKQHHQQDHNGPTRTIEIINVDDELTGVPAMESHLTLPPLEHEHYNHYNSYKSAYNHASTLGSLHSSAHEPLLIQASSKDNVQETQI; encoded by the coding sequence ATGTTGAACAAGATGACCTCTTACCATCAGCATCAGATGATGAGAGGTCCTAGATGGAAAGGGGCTTGGTTCGACCCCTTCTTCCTTCTGCTTTTGGCTCTGCAGTTGCTCGCAGTGGCAGGATTAGTAAGGGCCCAGACGTGTCCCTCTGTGTGTTCTTGTAGCAACCAATTTAGCAAGGTCATATGCACACGCAGAGGACTCAGGGAAGTCCCTGACGGCATCTCCACCAACACACGCTACTTGAACCTTCAGGACAATCTCATCCAGGTCATcaaagtggacagcttcaagCATCTGCGTCATTTAGAGATCCTACAACTTAGCAAAAATCATATCCGTAACATTGAGATCGGCGCCTTCAATGGGCTCACTAGCCTCAACACCCTGGAGCTCTTTGACAATCGCCTCACAACCATCCCGAATGGAGCTTTTGAATATCTCTCCAAGCTTAAAGAACTATGGCTTCGAAATAACCCAATTGAGAGTATACCATCCTATGCTTTTAATCGTTTACCATCCTTAAGAAGGCTGGACTTGGGGGAGCTCAAGCGTCTCTCCTATATCTCAGATGGAGCATTTGAGGGCTTAAGTAACTTGCGCTACCTGAACATGGGAATGTGTAACCTTAAGGAGGTTCCCAACATTAGGCCCTTAGTTCGCTTAGACGAGCTGGAGATGTCAGGCAACCAGCTGACGGTCATCCAGCCTGGTTCGTTTAAGGGTCTTATCCACCTCCAGAAGCTGTGGATGATGCATTCCCAGATCCAGACAATTGAAAGGAACTCTTTTGATGATCTTCAGTCATTAAGTGAGCTGAACCTCGCTCACAATAACCTCACATTTGTGCCCCATGACCTTTTCACTCCTCTGCGCCATTTGCAGAGAGTACACATACATCACAACCCCTGGAATTGCAACTGTGACATCCTGTGGTTAAGCTGGTGGCTAAGGGAAACCGTACCAACTAACACCAGCTGCTGCGCCCGCTGTAACTCTCCTCCAAGTCTCAAGGGGCGCTACATCGGTGAGCTAGACCAGAGCTATTTTCAGTGTTATGCACCTGTCATCGTTGAGCCTCCTGCAGACCTCAATGTTACTGAGGGGATAGCAGCGGAGCTTAAATGTCGGACAAATTCTTTGACCTCAGTCAGTTGGCTAACACCAAATGGCTCCATCATGACTCATGGGGTATCCCAGGCCCGTGTCATGGTGCAGAATGACGGAACACTAAACTTCACCACTGTTACAATGCACGATACGGGGAATTACACCTGCATGGTCAGCAACATGCTGGGAAACATTTCAGCTTCTGCAGTGCTAAACGTGACCTCCATAGATAACAGTGGGGTCAGTTACTTCACCACAGTCACAGTTGAGACCATCGAGTCCCCAGTTGACGGCATGAGCCGAACACCCGAACAGCCTTCCTTTGGCTGGGTGGCATCATCTACTACCAGAGCGACCCCAATTTCCACAGAGAAAGCCTATACCATCCCTGTGACGGGTATAGACAGTGAGGGAGCTATCAATGGTTTGGAGGAGGTAATGAAAACGACCAAGATCATCATCGGCTGCTTCGTGGCCATCACACTTATGGCTGCCGTCATGCTCATCATATTCTACAAGATGAGAAAGCAGCACCACCAGCAAGATCACAACGGGCCGACTCGCACAATTGAGATCATCAACGTAGATGACGAACTGACAGGGGTTCCTGCGATGGAGAGCCATCTCACTCTTCCTCCACTGGAGCATGAGCACTATAACCACTACAACTCATACAAGAGCGCTTACAACCACGCCTCGACGCTCGGCTCACTGCATAGCTCCGCGCATGAACCTTTACTAATTCAGGCCAGCTCAAAAGATAACGTGCAAGAGACACAAATTTGA